From Bacteroidota bacterium:
CCGAAGAATTCTGCAACTCATTCATCGAATATTACAAAAACGGAGGGATAATCCCCAGAGGCCCTTCAGGCGGAAACTATACCTATGTGATGACAGGCGCTTCCTCAACTCCTTTTTTTGTCGGTGCCTGGCAAAAAGGCATCCGTGGCTTTGACATCAACCTGGCTTATGAAGGCCTTAGAAAAAACCATCTTCCCGGAGGGTTAATGAGCAAGGTGGGATATGAGCACAAGACCTCAAAAGGAGGAGGAGTTGAATTTTATATAAAAAATGGATACGTTCCTTATCCTCTGTCCGACACTACCTATGGAATGCATCAGGACGGCGCTACCATAACTCTTGAAAATGCTTATCAGGACTGGTGCCTGGCACAATTGGCAAAGTCCTTGAATAAGGATTCAGATTATAACTATTTCATGAAACGGTCGGAAAATTTCAAAAATATTTACAATACTTCTTTAAGGTTTATGGTTCCAAAGGATAAAAACGGCAATTGGTTTTTGCCTTTTGATCCATTAGTGCCCAATAAAGGGTTTGAGGAAGCCAACAGCGCGCAATATACCTGGTTTGTACCCCATAATTTACCGGCTTTATTTTCATTAATGGGCGGAAATGATTCGGCCATTAACCGCCTAAACCACCAGTTTGAATTGACCCGGCCTTACCGCTTCTGCAATGAGCACCCGGAGAACCTGGATCAGCCGGTACTTAAATTTCCTGGCCAGAAAACAAATTCAACCCTCAGCAAATTCGTGAACGAACAACGAACCTGGGTGAATTATTCCAATCAGCCCAGTACGGAAATGGCGTTCATATTCAATTACGCGGGAGCACCCTGGTTAACACAATACTGGAGCCGTATGGTGGTGGACAGTGCCTACAGCAAACTCTCTCCTTTTTACGGCTATAATGGAGACGAAGATCAGGGCCAAATGGGTGCTTTAAGCGTGTTGATGAAATTAGGATTATTTCAAATGACCGGAGGATGCGAAGAAAATCCACGCTACGAACTGGGAAGTCCCATATTTGATAAGATTACTATCATGCTTAATCCGAAATATTTCAGGACCGATAAACTAATTATAGAAACAAGGCACAACAATATCTTTTCTCCTTACATTCAATCGGTTACCTTGAACAATAAAGTCCTAAAAACCTTTTACTTCAACCAGTCTGATATTAATTCAGGTGCTCACCTGATAATCGAAATGGGCAATAGACCGAATAAAAGCTGGGGGAAATAAGACAAAATTTATTACATAAAAAGATATATCTTGCTGTTATTCAATAAAAATAAATCCCCGGAAAAATTTAACCGGGGATTTATTTTGTGTTAAAACTTTAAGTTATTTTTCCACAGCAACCGCAATT
This genomic window contains:
- a CDS encoding GH92 family glycosyl hydrolase, which codes for MSKKIFILFLIACIPFSGFTQQSPVDLVYPYLDSAHSRWFFFSSACQPFGMVSLFPDNNLSEDWNSGYRYATDTIKDFSHIHEWQLSGVAVMPVSFSKSDVPYLLKDYSSSFLHKEEIVMPGYHSVILSRYKIKAELTATNRVGVHRYTFPAGKNAGIVFQLGGHLGPSEIPHAEFRQTGRYEIRGYMVNAPTIRRPKNATVYFSAVFNCPIKTTYLSGEGKITTGLKQWGGKNGKLLVELDNKNHKPVLMKVGLSFTSEEEAALNLKAEMPDWNFEKVKSAAIEKWNNMLGRIQIEGGTLEQQRRFYTDLWHAIMGRRIISDYDGKYCDCTGTKNVIRQLPLDKKGKPKFNMYNSDAFWGAQWTLNTLWQLVYPEIAEEFCNSFIEYYKNGGIIPRGPSGGNYTYVMTGASSTPFFVGAWQKGIRGFDINLAYEGLRKNHLPGGLMSKVGYEHKTSKGGGVEFYIKNGYVPYPLSDTTYGMHQDGATITLENAYQDWCLAQLAKSLNKDSDYNYFMKRSENFKNIYNTSLRFMVPKDKNGNWFLPFDPLVPNKGFEEANSAQYTWFVPHNLPALFSLMGGNDSAINRLNHQFELTRPYRFCNEHPENLDQPVLKFPGQKTNSTLSKFVNEQRTWVNYSNQPSTEMAFIFNYAGAPWLTQYWSRMVVDSAYSKLSPFYGYNGDEDQGQMGALSVLMKLGLFQMTGGCEENPRYELGSPIFDKITIMLNPKYFRTDKLIIETRHNNIFSPYIQSVTLNNKVLKTFYFNQSDINSGAHLIIEMGNRPNKSWGK